A section of the Humulus lupulus chromosome 2, drHumLupu1.1, whole genome shotgun sequence genome encodes:
- the LOC133815494 gene encoding uncharacterized protein LOC133815494 codes for MDNCNVASWNVRGVNNKNKQDSVLEFCSLNKIGVGALLETKLKDNKIKGMMMNKFSSWDYYNSPTIEGRLLIIWRKSFVRVIVIAESSQFVHCYVKMSGQEEAFYVTFVYGLNTNDERKSLCVDLLSLRFPMKPWLLLEDFNAVFNIEDRSGGNPISINDLTDATLWKAQVHVEALKRSGTNFTWSNNQDGTSRIYSRIDHAFANEDWHDVFPNTIAHFAWESISNHCSCVVVATVSEKIGFKPFRYYNFWAEHPEFKELVTASWEKPLAVIGLKGIYYKLMRLKHSLKRFNNATIGDVGKAYFEAKANFIDARQQAQAHSRDIAYQDMEKTAAEILSSKEKMYFSFLRQRSKVKWLQQGDENTSYFHAYLKKRKVENRIATFVTDQGAVNDKFTEVVDHFLNHFHGYMGSRNTTTMRLNVECLEKGTRLNLEQQLDLLKPFSNKEIKKVLFNIPDVKYPGPDGYGSGFFKSMWPVLGAEVCRVISDFFNTGSMPSEFHATMISLIPKKDKPSRAVDYRPIACCSTIYKCISKLMYLRLVGVLPSLVNQNQGAFIKGRSIAHNVMILQDLLKNYKRKTVSPRCAIKIDISKAYDTVNWDFLEALLNAFNLPEKFVQRVMICLRSTTYSITMNGRVQGSFEDDLILSCKGSRQSMLVIKEVLDVFRKTTGLHISEDKSQVYFGGVNSSEKSAILSDLHLTEGVFPLKYLGVPLRPTKWKAEDCGIIIKKINQRLHSWASRHLSFAGRIQLIHSVLFGLRNYWMSIFVLPHSVTRVVEKLCRGFLWGVNGNRSKIHVASWEKERVTCFGSNGSIPFILKVPLSGLIILNQTRVGTSICYYYKVVWNTLNLPKHRFMLWQVVNSQVLTRDNMVKFHLDLDSLDCPVCGDSYENHEHLFFRCSLSRRVVDQIFDWLGMSDWPKDYNGWTSWLNLKMAGMVHCINVAVLAAISYCIVLFGGASFLGALRELEGVFVQ; via the exons ATGGATAATTGCAATGTTGCTAGTTGGAATGTTAGGGGTGTAAATAACAAGAATAAACAAGATTCTGTTTTAGAATTTTGTAGTCTGAATAAAATTGGAGTTGGAGCCTTGCTCGAAACCAAGTTGAAGGATAACAAGATTAAAGGGATGATGATGAATAAATTCAGTAGTTGGGATTACTATAATAGTCCTACCATTGAAGGCCGTTTGCTTATTATTTGGAGGAAAAGCTTTGTTAGAGTAATAGTCATTGCTGAATCTTCTCAGTTTGTTCACTGCTATGTGAAAATGTCAGGTCAGGAAGAAGCTTTCTATGTTACGTTTGTTTATGGTTTAAACACCAATGATGAGAGGAAAAGTTTGTGTGTGGATCTATTGAGTCTTAGGTTTCCTATGAAGCCTTGGCTGCTGCTTGAAGATTTCAATGCAGTGTTCAATATTGAAGACAGATCTGGTGGGAATCCTATTTCTATAAATGACTTGACTGATGCTACTTTATGGAAAGCTCAAGTTCATGTGGAAGCTCTAAAAAGATCAGGAACGAATTTCACTTGGTCTAACAACCAAGATGGCACAAGTAGAATTTATTCTAGAATAGATCATGCTTTTGCCAATGAGGATTGGCATGATGTTTTTCCTAACACTATAGCCCATTTTGCATGGGAATCTATTTCTAACCATTGCTCGTGTGTGGTTGTTGCTACTGTCTCAGAGAAGATTGGGTTTAAGCCCTTtcgttattataatttttgggctGAACACCCGGAGTTCAAGGAGTTAGTTACCGCCAGTTGGGAGAAGCCTTTGGCTGTTATTGGTTTGAAAGGTATCTACTATAAGCTTATGAGGTTAAAACATAGCCTTAAGAGGTTTAATAATGCTACTATAGGAGATGTGGGGAAAGCTTACTTTGAAGCTAAAGCCAATTTCATTGATGCTAGACAGCAGGCCCAAGCTCATTCGAGAGACATAGCTTACCAGGATATGGAAAAGACTGCTGCTGAGATTTTAAGCAGTAAAGAGAAGATGTACTTCAGTTTTCTGAGACAACGAAGTAAAGTTAAGTGGCTCCAACAAGGGGATGAGAATACTTCGTATTTTCACGCTTATTTGAAGAAAAGGAAGGTGGAGAATAGGATAGCAACTTTTGTTACTGACCAAGGTGCAGTTAATGACAAATTTACTGAAGTTGTTGATCATTTCTTAAACCACTTTCATGGTTATATGGGGAGCAGAAACACAACCACTATGAGGCTGAATGTTGAGTGTTTAGAAAAGGGTACTAGGCTCAACCTGGAGCAGCAGCTTGATTTACTGAAACCATTCTCGAATAAGGAAATCAAGAAAGTTCTTTTCAATATTCCAGATGTGAAATACCCAGGGCCTGATGGGTATGGATCGGGTTTTTTCAAATCAATGTGGCCTGTTTTAGGAGCTGAAGTGTGCAGAGTAATTTCAGATTTCTTCAATACAGGGAGTATGCCTTCTGAGTTTCATGCTACAATGATTTCTTTAATTCCTAAGAAGGATAAACCTTCGAGAGCTGTAGACTACCGTCCTATTGCGTGCTGTTCCACAATTTACAAATGCATTTCTAAATTGATGTATTTGAGGCTTGTGGGAGTGCTTCCTTCCTTGGTCAACCAAAACCAAGGAGCTTTCATTAAGGGTAGATCCATAGCTCACAATGTGATGATATTGCAAGATCTTTTGAAGAATTACAAGAGAAAGACAGTTTCTCCTAGATGCGCCATTAAAATAGATATAAGCAAGGCCTATGATACTGTTAATTGGGATTTTCTTGAGGCTCTGCTCAATGCCTTCAACTTACCTGAAAAGTTTGTTCAAAGGGTGATGATATGTCTTCGGTCAACAACCTATTCTATCACTATGAATGGGAGGGTGCAAGGCAGCTTCGAAG ATGATTTAATCCTTTCCTGCAAAGGATCAAGGCAGTCAATGTTAGTCATTAAAGAGGTGCTGGATGTGTTCAGGAAAACAACAGGGTTACATATCAGTGAGGACAAATCGCAGGTCTACTTTGGTGGTGTTAACTCTAGTGAGAAGAGTGCTATCCTCAGTGATCTTCATCTCACAGAAGGAGTGTTCCCTCTCAAGTATTTGGGGGTGCCTCTTAGGCCTACTAAATGGAAAGCTGAAGACTGTGGCATTATTATCAAGAAAATAAATCAGAGGCTGCACTCTTGGGCTAGTAGGCATTTATCTTTTGCTGGAAGAATCCAGTTGATTCACTCTGTGTTGTTTGGTCTTCGTAACTACTGGATGAGCATTTTTGTGCTGCCTCACAGTGTTACTAGGGTGGTTGAGAAACTTTGCAGAGGGTTTTTATGGGGTGTTAATGGTAATAGGAGTAAGATTCATGTTGCCTCATGGGAAAAG GAAAGAGTGACTTGCTTTGGGTCAAATGGATCAATTCCATTTATCTTAAAGGTGCCTCTTTCTGGTCTTATTATCTTAAACCAGACACGAGTTGGTACTAGC ATCTGCTACTATTATAAAGTTGTTTGGAATACTTTGAATTTGCCTAAGCACCGTTTTATGTTGTGGCAAGTGGTGAATTCCCAGGTCCTGACCAGAGATAATATGGTCAAGTTTCATCTTGACTTGGACTCCTTGGACTGCCCTGTGTGTGGTGACAGTTACGAAAATCATGAGCACCTGTTCTTCAGATGCAGTTTGTCTCGAAGAGTAGTAGATCAGATCTTTGATTGGTTAGGCATGAGTGATTGGCCAAAGGATTACAATGGTTGGACTAGTTGGCTGAACTTGAAAATGGCAGGAATGGTGCACTGTATCAATGTTGCTGTTCTTGCAGCAATCAGCTATTGT ATTGTACTGTTTGGAGGAGCTTCCTTTTTAGGAGCTCTTAGAGAGTTGGAGGGTGTATTTGTTCAGTAG